Proteins encoded together in one Oncorhynchus masou masou isolate Uvic2021 chromosome 3, UVic_Omas_1.1, whole genome shotgun sequence window:
- the LOC135510215 gene encoding transcriptional repressor p66 alpha-like isoform X4, translating into MSEEAVRQTRSQKRALGREISPHDSEAPPTQSESKKLKLDGAETGAPDQDHESPNEPQPEPQPETTKDDQDLVKPLVKPVVQPEKATEPELPRLTLPLVLPSHPAKDQEQDRAPKQSEQSLENWTERNDCGDQVKVKSEMHLDGQNQTVRSEPKVASSMMTSTEVKATIKVEVQTGEQALDMSTSRGAIKREPCPPSPDDDDDVIVLSDNDSCSPPMNGLNHFKELDTVLLMKSKPEERDRIIKQLKEELRLEEAKLVLLKKLRQSQIQKDALQKPSGLSGSAAPPSLIRGSIAASKGSQQVVSGRSSAIVIPPPLVRGGQQISSKHGSHNSQIIMPPLVRGAQPIAVSPQQIQSLRQQQQQQLSGSGSGSSGPPPLLLAPRANVPGSQAQRGLMQSGLIRVGNVNNASLLVNISQASPTNMKGSSISSQSGNSSVSVVNVNDSPAARQAAAKLALRKQLEKTLLEIPPPKPPAPELNFLPSAANNEFIYLVGLEDVVQNLLDSMMRAKTGLPPVKPAIKEPFTCIQCSTDFTCRWRQDKAKGGTILCADCMSSNQKKALKAEHTNRLKAAFVKALQQEQEIEQRILQQTASPVSHTPSSSSSSSSPSVKAEHLMSQQLKQVQAQARVSSLQHHHHHQQQNRGQSIARHHSNIKQSPQGQLSRGGIPSVGVRGVSHSFSSSSSQLQSAVAAAALVSRPGVTMAYVNPSLSVHKTSSTVDARQREYLLDMIPSRPISQTANTWK; encoded by the exons ATGTCTGAGGAGGCTGTTCGTCAGACACGCAGCCAGAAGAGGGCGCTGGGGAGGGAAATCTCACCCCATGATTCTGAAGCACCTCCCACTCAGTCTGAGAGCAAAAAGCTCAAACTAGACGGGGCAGAGACTGGAGCTCCAGACCAGGATCATGAGAGCCCAAATGAACCACAACCAGAACCACAACCTGAAACAACAAAGGATGACCAGGACCTGGTTAAACCTCTGGTCAAGCCTGTGGTCCAGCCTGAGAAGGCAACGGAACCAGAACTACCCCGATTAACATTACCATTAGTGTTACCATCGCACCCGGCAAAAGATCAAGAGCAGGACCGGGCACCGAAACAGTCAGAACAGAGCTTAGAGAACTGGACTGAGCGGAATGACTGTGGCGACCAGGTAAAGGTGAAGAGTGAGATGCATCTAGATGGGCAGAACCAGACTGTGCGGTCAGAACCGAAGGTGGCCAGCAGCATGATGACGTCAACAGAGGTGAAGGCTACCATTAAAGTGGAGGTCCAGACAGGAGAGCAGGCTCTGGACATGAGCACCTCTAGAGG GGCCATAAAGAGGGAGCCGTGTCCCCCGTCcccagatgatgatgatgatgtcattgTCCTGTCAGATAACGACTCCTGCAGTCCGCCGATGAACGGTTTGAACCACTTCAAGGAGCTGGACACAGTCCTACTCATG AAGAGCAAGCCAGAGGAGAGGGATCGCATCATCAAACAGTTGAAGGAGGAGCTGAGGTTGGAGGAGGCCAAGCTGGTGCTGCTGAAGAAACTACGCCAGAGCCAGATACAGAAGGATGCTTTGCAGAAG CCCTCAGGATTGTCGGGTTCTGCGGCTCCTCCATCTCTGATCCGGGGATCCATCGCAGCCAGCAAAGGCTCCCAGCAG GTGGTGTCAGGTAGGAGTTCAGCCATAGTCATTCCACCTCCTCTGGTGAGGGGCGGGCAGCAGATCTCCTCCAAACATGGCTCCCACAACTCCCAGATCATCATGCCACCTCTGGTCAGAGGGGCACAG CCAATCGCTGTGTCTCCCCAGCAGATCCAGTCTCTccggcagcagcagcaacagcagctgtCAGGGTCTGGCTCAGGGAGCTCTGGCCCCCCTCCTCTGCTGCTGGCTCCCAGGGCCAACGTACCCGGCTCTCAGGCCCAGAGAGGCCTCATGCAGTCAGGCCTCATCAGGGTGGGCAACGTCAACAATGCCAGCCTGCTGGTTAACATCTCAcaa GCCTCTCCAACCAACATGAAGGGTTCTTCTATCTCTTCCCAGTCTGGAAACAGCAGTGTGTCTGTGGTCAACGTGAACGACTCTCCTGCCGCCCGTCAGGCTGCGGCTAAGCTAGCACTGCGGAAGCAGCTGGAGAAGACCCTTCTGGAGATTCCTCCTCCCAAGCCTCCCGCCCCAGAGCTCAACTTCCTGCCCTCGGCAGCCAACAACGAGTTCATCTACCTAGTGGGCCTGGAGGACGTGGTGCAGAACCTGCTGGACTCCATGATGAGAG CTAAAACAGGGTTGCCCCCGGTCAAGCCTGCCATCAAAGAGCCCTTCACCTGCATCCAGTGTAGCACCGACTTTACTTGTCGCTGGAGGCAGGACAAGGCCAAGGGCGGGACCATACTCTGTGCTGACTGCATGTCCTCCAATCAGAAGAAAGCCCTAAAGGCTGAGCACACCAATAGGCTGAAGGCTGCGTTCGTCAAGGCCCTGCAGCAGGAGCAGGAGATAGAGCAGCGAATCCTCCAGCAGACCGCCTCCCCTGTCTctcacaccccctcctcctcttcctcctcctcctctccgtcGGTGAAGGCGGAGCATCTGATGTCCCAGCAGCTGAAGCAGGTTCAGGCCCAGGCTAGGGTCTCCTCTTTGCagcaccatcaccatcaccagcaGCAGAACAGAGGACAGAGCATTGCACGCCACCACTCCAACATCAAACAG AGCCCTCAGGGCCAGCTCTCCCGTGGCGGTATCCCATCGGTGGGGGTGAGGGGCGTGTcccactccttctcctcctcctcctctcagctgcaGAGCGCTGTGGCCGCTGCGGCCTTGGTCAGCCGGCCAG gtGTGACCATGGCCTATGTGAACCCCAGTCTGTCAGTCCATAAGACCTCGTCCACAGTGGACGCCCGCCAGAGAGAGTACCTCCTGGACATGATTCCATCGCGCCCCATCTCCCAGACAGCTAACACATGGAAATAA
- the LOC135510215 gene encoding transcriptional repressor p66 alpha-like isoform X3, with protein sequence MSEEAVRQTRSQKRALGREISPHDSEAPPTQSESKKLKLDGAETGAPDQDHESPNEPQPEPQPETTKDDQDLVKPLVKPVVQPEKATEPELPRLTLPLVLPSHPAKDQEQDRAPKQSEQSLENWTERNDCGDQVKVKSEMHLDGQNQTVRSEPKVASSMMTSTEVKATIKVEVQTGEQALDMSTSRGAIKREPCPPSPDDDDDVIVLSDNDSCSPPMNGLNHFKELDTVLLMKSKPEERDRIIKQLKEELRLEEAKLVLLKKLRQSQIQKDALQKPSGLSGSAAPPSLIRGSIAASKGSQQVVSGRSSAIVIPPPLVRGGQQISSKHGSHNSQIIMPPLVRGAQIQSLRQQQQQQLSGSGSGSSGPPPLLLAPRANVPGSQAQRGLMQSGLIRVGNVNNASLLVNISQASPTNMKGSSISSQSGNSSVSVVNVNDSPAARQAAAKLALRKQLEKTLLEIPPPKPPAPELNFLPSAANNEFIYLVGLEDVVQNLLDSMMRAKTGLPPVKPAIKEPFTCIQCSTDFTCRWRQDKAKGGTILCADCMSSNQKKALKAEHTNRLKAAFVKALQQEQEIEQRILQQTASPVSHTPSSSSSSSSPSVKAEHLMSQQLKQVQAQARVSSLQHHHHHQQQNRGQSIARHHSNIKQSPQGQLSRGGIPSVGVRGVSHSFSSSSSQLQSAVAAAALVSRPGKHVHVRPAAQGSKGSSSGNSSRGSAQATAWRKQNINTGVTMAYVNPSLSVHKTSSTVDARQREYLLDMIPSRPISQTANTWK encoded by the exons ATGTCTGAGGAGGCTGTTCGTCAGACACGCAGCCAGAAGAGGGCGCTGGGGAGGGAAATCTCACCCCATGATTCTGAAGCACCTCCCACTCAGTCTGAGAGCAAAAAGCTCAAACTAGACGGGGCAGAGACTGGAGCTCCAGACCAGGATCATGAGAGCCCAAATGAACCACAACCAGAACCACAACCTGAAACAACAAAGGATGACCAGGACCTGGTTAAACCTCTGGTCAAGCCTGTGGTCCAGCCTGAGAAGGCAACGGAACCAGAACTACCCCGATTAACATTACCATTAGTGTTACCATCGCACCCGGCAAAAGATCAAGAGCAGGACCGGGCACCGAAACAGTCAGAACAGAGCTTAGAGAACTGGACTGAGCGGAATGACTGTGGCGACCAGGTAAAGGTGAAGAGTGAGATGCATCTAGATGGGCAGAACCAGACTGTGCGGTCAGAACCGAAGGTGGCCAGCAGCATGATGACGTCAACAGAGGTGAAGGCTACCATTAAAGTGGAGGTCCAGACAGGAGAGCAGGCTCTGGACATGAGCACCTCTAGAGG GGCCATAAAGAGGGAGCCGTGTCCCCCGTCcccagatgatgatgatgatgtcattgTCCTGTCAGATAACGACTCCTGCAGTCCGCCGATGAACGGTTTGAACCACTTCAAGGAGCTGGACACAGTCCTACTCATG AAGAGCAAGCCAGAGGAGAGGGATCGCATCATCAAACAGTTGAAGGAGGAGCTGAGGTTGGAGGAGGCCAAGCTGGTGCTGCTGAAGAAACTACGCCAGAGCCAGATACAGAAGGATGCTTTGCAGAAG CCCTCAGGATTGTCGGGTTCTGCGGCTCCTCCATCTCTGATCCGGGGATCCATCGCAGCCAGCAAAGGCTCCCAGCAG GTGGTGTCAGGTAGGAGTTCAGCCATAGTCATTCCACCTCCTCTGGTGAGGGGCGGGCAGCAGATCTCCTCCAAACATGGCTCCCACAACTCCCAGATCATCATGCCACCTCTGGTCAGAGGGGCACAG ATCCAGTCTCTccggcagcagcagcaacagcagctgtCAGGGTCTGGCTCAGGGAGCTCTGGCCCCCCTCCTCTGCTGCTGGCTCCCAGGGCCAACGTACCCGGCTCTCAGGCCCAGAGAGGCCTCATGCAGTCAGGCCTCATCAGGGTGGGCAACGTCAACAATGCCAGCCTGCTGGTTAACATCTCAcaa GCCTCTCCAACCAACATGAAGGGTTCTTCTATCTCTTCCCAGTCTGGAAACAGCAGTGTGTCTGTGGTCAACGTGAACGACTCTCCTGCCGCCCGTCAGGCTGCGGCTAAGCTAGCACTGCGGAAGCAGCTGGAGAAGACCCTTCTGGAGATTCCTCCTCCCAAGCCTCCCGCCCCAGAGCTCAACTTCCTGCCCTCGGCAGCCAACAACGAGTTCATCTACCTAGTGGGCCTGGAGGACGTGGTGCAGAACCTGCTGGACTCCATGATGAGAG CTAAAACAGGGTTGCCCCCGGTCAAGCCTGCCATCAAAGAGCCCTTCACCTGCATCCAGTGTAGCACCGACTTTACTTGTCGCTGGAGGCAGGACAAGGCCAAGGGCGGGACCATACTCTGTGCTGACTGCATGTCCTCCAATCAGAAGAAAGCCCTAAAGGCTGAGCACACCAATAGGCTGAAGGCTGCGTTCGTCAAGGCCCTGCAGCAGGAGCAGGAGATAGAGCAGCGAATCCTCCAGCAGACCGCCTCCCCTGTCTctcacaccccctcctcctcttcctcctcctcctctccgtcGGTGAAGGCGGAGCATCTGATGTCCCAGCAGCTGAAGCAGGTTCAGGCCCAGGCTAGGGTCTCCTCTTTGCagcaccatcaccatcaccagcaGCAGAACAGAGGACAGAGCATTGCACGCCACCACTCCAACATCAAACAG AGCCCTCAGGGCCAGCTCTCCCGTGGCGGTATCCCATCGGTGGGGGTGAGGGGCGTGTcccactccttctcctcctcctcctctcagctgcaGAGCGCTGTGGCCGCTGCGGCCTTGGTCAGCCGGCCAGGTAAGCATGTCCATGTGCGCCCCGCTGCCCAGGGTTCTAAGGGCAGCTCCAGTGGGAACAGCAGCAGAGGTAGCGCCCAAGCCACTGCATGGAGGAAGCAGAACATCAACACAG gtGTGACCATGGCCTATGTGAACCCCAGTCTGTCAGTCCATAAGACCTCGTCCACAGTGGACGCCCGCCAGAGAGAGTACCTCCTGGACATGATTCCATCGCGCCCCATCTCCCAGACAGCTAACACATGGAAATAA
- the LOC135510215 gene encoding transcriptional repressor p66 alpha-like isoform X1 has product MSEEAVRQTRSQKRALGREISPHDSEAPPTQSESKKLKLDGAETGAPDQDHESPNEPQPEPQPETTKDDQDLVKPLVKPVVQPEKATEPELPRLTLPLVLPSHPAKDQEQDRAPKQSEQSLENWTERNDCGDQVKVKSEMHLDGQNQTVRSEPKVASSMMTSTEVKATIKVEVQTGEQALDMSTSRGAIKREPCPPSPDDDDDVIVLSDNDSCSPPMNGLNHFKELDTVLLMKSKPEERDRIIKQLKEELRLEEAKLVLLKKLRQSQIQKDALQKPSGLSGSAAPPSLIRGSIAASKGSQQVVSGRSSAIVIPPPLVRGGQQISSKHGSHNSQIIMPPLVRGAQPIAVSPQQIQSLRQQQQQQLSGSGSGSSGPPPLLLAPRANVPGSQAQRGLMQSGLIRVGNVNNASLLVNISQASPTNMKGSSISSQSGNSSVSVVNVNDSPAARQAAAKLALRKQLEKTLLEIPPPKPPAPELNFLPSAANNEFIYLVGLEDVVQNLLDSMMRAKTGLPPVKPAIKEPFTCIQCSTDFTCRWRQDKAKGGTILCADCMSSNQKKALKAEHTNRLKAAFVKALQQEQEIEQRILQQTASPVSHTPSSSSSSSSPSVKAEHLMSQQLKQVQAQARVSSLQHHHHHQQQNRGQSIARHHSNIKQSPQGQLSRGGIPSVGVRGVSHSFSSSSSQLQSAVAAAALVSRPGKHVHVRPAAQGSKGSSSGNSSRGSAQATAWRKQNINTGVTMAYVNPSLSVHKTSSTVDARQREYLLDMIPSRPISQTANTWK; this is encoded by the exons ATGTCTGAGGAGGCTGTTCGTCAGACACGCAGCCAGAAGAGGGCGCTGGGGAGGGAAATCTCACCCCATGATTCTGAAGCACCTCCCACTCAGTCTGAGAGCAAAAAGCTCAAACTAGACGGGGCAGAGACTGGAGCTCCAGACCAGGATCATGAGAGCCCAAATGAACCACAACCAGAACCACAACCTGAAACAACAAAGGATGACCAGGACCTGGTTAAACCTCTGGTCAAGCCTGTGGTCCAGCCTGAGAAGGCAACGGAACCAGAACTACCCCGATTAACATTACCATTAGTGTTACCATCGCACCCGGCAAAAGATCAAGAGCAGGACCGGGCACCGAAACAGTCAGAACAGAGCTTAGAGAACTGGACTGAGCGGAATGACTGTGGCGACCAGGTAAAGGTGAAGAGTGAGATGCATCTAGATGGGCAGAACCAGACTGTGCGGTCAGAACCGAAGGTGGCCAGCAGCATGATGACGTCAACAGAGGTGAAGGCTACCATTAAAGTGGAGGTCCAGACAGGAGAGCAGGCTCTGGACATGAGCACCTCTAGAGG GGCCATAAAGAGGGAGCCGTGTCCCCCGTCcccagatgatgatgatgatgtcattgTCCTGTCAGATAACGACTCCTGCAGTCCGCCGATGAACGGTTTGAACCACTTCAAGGAGCTGGACACAGTCCTACTCATG AAGAGCAAGCCAGAGGAGAGGGATCGCATCATCAAACAGTTGAAGGAGGAGCTGAGGTTGGAGGAGGCCAAGCTGGTGCTGCTGAAGAAACTACGCCAGAGCCAGATACAGAAGGATGCTTTGCAGAAG CCCTCAGGATTGTCGGGTTCTGCGGCTCCTCCATCTCTGATCCGGGGATCCATCGCAGCCAGCAAAGGCTCCCAGCAG GTGGTGTCAGGTAGGAGTTCAGCCATAGTCATTCCACCTCCTCTGGTGAGGGGCGGGCAGCAGATCTCCTCCAAACATGGCTCCCACAACTCCCAGATCATCATGCCACCTCTGGTCAGAGGGGCACAG CCAATCGCTGTGTCTCCCCAGCAGATCCAGTCTCTccggcagcagcagcaacagcagctgtCAGGGTCTGGCTCAGGGAGCTCTGGCCCCCCTCCTCTGCTGCTGGCTCCCAGGGCCAACGTACCCGGCTCTCAGGCCCAGAGAGGCCTCATGCAGTCAGGCCTCATCAGGGTGGGCAACGTCAACAATGCCAGCCTGCTGGTTAACATCTCAcaa GCCTCTCCAACCAACATGAAGGGTTCTTCTATCTCTTCCCAGTCTGGAAACAGCAGTGTGTCTGTGGTCAACGTGAACGACTCTCCTGCCGCCCGTCAGGCTGCGGCTAAGCTAGCACTGCGGAAGCAGCTGGAGAAGACCCTTCTGGAGATTCCTCCTCCCAAGCCTCCCGCCCCAGAGCTCAACTTCCTGCCCTCGGCAGCCAACAACGAGTTCATCTACCTAGTGGGCCTGGAGGACGTGGTGCAGAACCTGCTGGACTCCATGATGAGAG CTAAAACAGGGTTGCCCCCGGTCAAGCCTGCCATCAAAGAGCCCTTCACCTGCATCCAGTGTAGCACCGACTTTACTTGTCGCTGGAGGCAGGACAAGGCCAAGGGCGGGACCATACTCTGTGCTGACTGCATGTCCTCCAATCAGAAGAAAGCCCTAAAGGCTGAGCACACCAATAGGCTGAAGGCTGCGTTCGTCAAGGCCCTGCAGCAGGAGCAGGAGATAGAGCAGCGAATCCTCCAGCAGACCGCCTCCCCTGTCTctcacaccccctcctcctcttcctcctcctcctctccgtcGGTGAAGGCGGAGCATCTGATGTCCCAGCAGCTGAAGCAGGTTCAGGCCCAGGCTAGGGTCTCCTCTTTGCagcaccatcaccatcaccagcaGCAGAACAGAGGACAGAGCATTGCACGCCACCACTCCAACATCAAACAG AGCCCTCAGGGCCAGCTCTCCCGTGGCGGTATCCCATCGGTGGGGGTGAGGGGCGTGTcccactccttctcctcctcctcctctcagctgcaGAGCGCTGTGGCCGCTGCGGCCTTGGTCAGCCGGCCAGGTAAGCATGTCCATGTGCGCCCCGCTGCCCAGGGTTCTAAGGGCAGCTCCAGTGGGAACAGCAGCAGAGGTAGCGCCCAAGCCACTGCATGGAGGAAGCAGAACATCAACACAG gtGTGACCATGGCCTATGTGAACCCCAGTCTGTCAGTCCATAAGACCTCGTCCACAGTGGACGCCCGCCAGAGAGAGTACCTCCTGGACATGATTCCATCGCGCCCCATCTCCCAGACAGCTAACACATGGAAATAA
- the LOC135510215 gene encoding transcriptional repressor p66 alpha-like isoform X2, which yields MSEEAVRQTRSQKRALGREISPHDSEAPPTQSESKKLKLDGAETGAPDQDHESPNEPQPEPQPETTKDDQDLVKPLVKPVVQPEKATEPELPRLTLPLVLPSHPAKDQEQDRAPKQSEQSLENWTERNDCGDQVKVKSEMHLDGQNQTVRSEPKVASSMMTSTEVKATIKVEVQTGEQALDMSTSRGAIKREPCPPSPDDDDDVIVLSDNDSCSPPMNGLNHFKELDTVLLMKSKPEERDRIIKQLKEELRLEEAKLVLLKKLRQSQIQKDALQKPSGLSGSAAPPSLIRGSIAASKGSQQVVSGRSSAIVIPPPLVRGGQQISSKHGSHNSQIIMPPLVRGAQQIQSLRQQQQQQLSGSGSGSSGPPPLLLAPRANVPGSQAQRGLMQSGLIRVGNVNNASLLVNISQASPTNMKGSSISSQSGNSSVSVVNVNDSPAARQAAAKLALRKQLEKTLLEIPPPKPPAPELNFLPSAANNEFIYLVGLEDVVQNLLDSMMRAKTGLPPVKPAIKEPFTCIQCSTDFTCRWRQDKAKGGTILCADCMSSNQKKALKAEHTNRLKAAFVKALQQEQEIEQRILQQTASPVSHTPSSSSSSSSPSVKAEHLMSQQLKQVQAQARVSSLQHHHHHQQQNRGQSIARHHSNIKQSPQGQLSRGGIPSVGVRGVSHSFSSSSSQLQSAVAAAALVSRPGKHVHVRPAAQGSKGSSSGNSSRGSAQATAWRKQNINTGVTMAYVNPSLSVHKTSSTVDARQREYLLDMIPSRPISQTANTWK from the exons ATGTCTGAGGAGGCTGTTCGTCAGACACGCAGCCAGAAGAGGGCGCTGGGGAGGGAAATCTCACCCCATGATTCTGAAGCACCTCCCACTCAGTCTGAGAGCAAAAAGCTCAAACTAGACGGGGCAGAGACTGGAGCTCCAGACCAGGATCATGAGAGCCCAAATGAACCACAACCAGAACCACAACCTGAAACAACAAAGGATGACCAGGACCTGGTTAAACCTCTGGTCAAGCCTGTGGTCCAGCCTGAGAAGGCAACGGAACCAGAACTACCCCGATTAACATTACCATTAGTGTTACCATCGCACCCGGCAAAAGATCAAGAGCAGGACCGGGCACCGAAACAGTCAGAACAGAGCTTAGAGAACTGGACTGAGCGGAATGACTGTGGCGACCAGGTAAAGGTGAAGAGTGAGATGCATCTAGATGGGCAGAACCAGACTGTGCGGTCAGAACCGAAGGTGGCCAGCAGCATGATGACGTCAACAGAGGTGAAGGCTACCATTAAAGTGGAGGTCCAGACAGGAGAGCAGGCTCTGGACATGAGCACCTCTAGAGG GGCCATAAAGAGGGAGCCGTGTCCCCCGTCcccagatgatgatgatgatgtcattgTCCTGTCAGATAACGACTCCTGCAGTCCGCCGATGAACGGTTTGAACCACTTCAAGGAGCTGGACACAGTCCTACTCATG AAGAGCAAGCCAGAGGAGAGGGATCGCATCATCAAACAGTTGAAGGAGGAGCTGAGGTTGGAGGAGGCCAAGCTGGTGCTGCTGAAGAAACTACGCCAGAGCCAGATACAGAAGGATGCTTTGCAGAAG CCCTCAGGATTGTCGGGTTCTGCGGCTCCTCCATCTCTGATCCGGGGATCCATCGCAGCCAGCAAAGGCTCCCAGCAG GTGGTGTCAGGTAGGAGTTCAGCCATAGTCATTCCACCTCCTCTGGTGAGGGGCGGGCAGCAGATCTCCTCCAAACATGGCTCCCACAACTCCCAGATCATCATGCCACCTCTGGTCAGAGGGGCACAG CAGATCCAGTCTCTccggcagcagcagcaacagcagctgtCAGGGTCTGGCTCAGGGAGCTCTGGCCCCCCTCCTCTGCTGCTGGCTCCCAGGGCCAACGTACCCGGCTCTCAGGCCCAGAGAGGCCTCATGCAGTCAGGCCTCATCAGGGTGGGCAACGTCAACAATGCCAGCCTGCTGGTTAACATCTCAcaa GCCTCTCCAACCAACATGAAGGGTTCTTCTATCTCTTCCCAGTCTGGAAACAGCAGTGTGTCTGTGGTCAACGTGAACGACTCTCCTGCCGCCCGTCAGGCTGCGGCTAAGCTAGCACTGCGGAAGCAGCTGGAGAAGACCCTTCTGGAGATTCCTCCTCCCAAGCCTCCCGCCCCAGAGCTCAACTTCCTGCCCTCGGCAGCCAACAACGAGTTCATCTACCTAGTGGGCCTGGAGGACGTGGTGCAGAACCTGCTGGACTCCATGATGAGAG CTAAAACAGGGTTGCCCCCGGTCAAGCCTGCCATCAAAGAGCCCTTCACCTGCATCCAGTGTAGCACCGACTTTACTTGTCGCTGGAGGCAGGACAAGGCCAAGGGCGGGACCATACTCTGTGCTGACTGCATGTCCTCCAATCAGAAGAAAGCCCTAAAGGCTGAGCACACCAATAGGCTGAAGGCTGCGTTCGTCAAGGCCCTGCAGCAGGAGCAGGAGATAGAGCAGCGAATCCTCCAGCAGACCGCCTCCCCTGTCTctcacaccccctcctcctcttcctcctcctcctctccgtcGGTGAAGGCGGAGCATCTGATGTCCCAGCAGCTGAAGCAGGTTCAGGCCCAGGCTAGGGTCTCCTCTTTGCagcaccatcaccatcaccagcaGCAGAACAGAGGACAGAGCATTGCACGCCACCACTCCAACATCAAACAG AGCCCTCAGGGCCAGCTCTCCCGTGGCGGTATCCCATCGGTGGGGGTGAGGGGCGTGTcccactccttctcctcctcctcctctcagctgcaGAGCGCTGTGGCCGCTGCGGCCTTGGTCAGCCGGCCAGGTAAGCATGTCCATGTGCGCCCCGCTGCCCAGGGTTCTAAGGGCAGCTCCAGTGGGAACAGCAGCAGAGGTAGCGCCCAAGCCACTGCATGGAGGAAGCAGAACATCAACACAG gtGTGACCATGGCCTATGTGAACCCCAGTCTGTCAGTCCATAAGACCTCGTCCACAGTGGACGCCCGCCAGAGAGAGTACCTCCTGGACATGATTCCATCGCGCCCCATCTCCCAGACAGCTAACACATGGAAATAA
- the LOC135510386 gene encoding NADH dehydrogenase [ubiquinone] 1 alpha subcomplex subunit 13-like: MAASKVKQDMPPPGGYGPVDYKRNLPKRGLSGYSMLAIGVGVMCFGYWRLFKWNRERRRLQIEELEARIALLPLLQAEQDRRQLRMLRENLEEEAVVMKDVPGWKVGENVFHTDRWVAPLTEELFNLRPREELLHKRFGFLWYV; encoded by the exons ATGGCGGCGTCCAAGGTGAAGCAGGACATGCCTCCTCCCGGGGGTTATGGTCCCGTTGATTACAAGAGAAATCTCCCCAAAAGAGGACTCTCTG GGTATAGCATGCTCGCCATTGGAGTCGGTGTCATGTGTTTCGGTTATTGGAGACTCTTCAaatggaacagggagaggag GCGGTTGCAGATTGAGGAACTGGAAGCAAGGATAGCTCTTCTGCCTTTGCTGCAAGCAGAGCAGGACCGGAG GCAACTACGGATGCTGCGGGAGAATCTGGAGGAGGAGGCAGTCGTAATGAAAGATGTCCCCGGCTGGAAG GTGGGAGAGAATGTCTTCCACACAGACCGCTGGGTGGCCCCCCTCACAGAGGAGCTATTTAACCTTAGACCCCGGGAAGAGCTTCTACACAAGCGCTTTGGCTTCCTGTGGTACGTGTAG
- the LOC135510448 gene encoding yjeF N-terminal domain-containing 3-like, which produces MDYSCSNLETLRKPLRYLSNEEAAALEAELLGEYRFGPQQLMEIWGHACAIAITKAFPLSSLKRHPTVLVICGPSQNGCIGLACARHLRMFDYMPTVYYPKRSTLALHRDFTVQCEKADIPFLSFLPAEVQLINDAYNLVVDAILGPETEPSDISEPYSSILLTLRHIRIPIASVDIPSGWDEANVDCINPTVLISLMAPKKCAVGFSGTHYLVGRILPYDIQRKYELNAPEYHGTDCLVELE; this is translated from the exons ATGGACTACAGCTGTTCTAACCTAGAGACACTCAGAAAGCCTCTCCGCTACCTCAG taatGAGGAGGCTGCGGCCTTGGAGGCAGAGTTGTTGGGAGAGTATCGCTTTGGACCGCAGCAACTGATGGAGATTTGGGGCCATGCCTGTGCCATCGCTATCACCAAG GCCTTCCCCCTGAGTTCCCTCAAGAGGCATCCTACAGTGTTGGTGATCTGTGGTCCCAGTCAGAATGGCTGTATTGGTCTGGCCTGCGCTCGCCACTTACGCATGTTT GACTATATGCCCACAGTGTACTACCCCAAGCGCTCTACTCTGGCCCTGCACCGCGACTTTACAGTACAGTGTGAGAAAGCGGACATCCCTTTCCTCTCATTTCTTCCCGCAGAG GTGCAGCTGATAAACGATGCGTATAACCTGGTGGTGGATGCCATCTTGGGGCCGGAGACAGAGCCGTCTGATATCAGTGAGCCCTACAGCAGCATCCTGCTCACCCTCAGACACATCCGTATCCCCATCGCCAGTGTGGACATCCCCTCAG GGTGGGACGAGGCCAACGTTGACTGTATAAACCCGACAGTGCTCATCTCCCTCATGGCACCAAAGAAGTGTGCTGTCGGTTTCAGTGGGACACATTACCTGGTGGGACGCATCCTGCCCTATGACATCCAGAGGAAGTATGAGCTCAATGCACCAGAATACCATGGCACAGACTGTCTGGTTGAGCTAGAGTAA